A stretch of the Aminipila terrae genome encodes the following:
- a CDS encoding diguanylate cyclase, giving the protein MGVTLFGYETYSFKELYEKADQALYKAKKTGKDKVVFYEEL; this is encoded by the coding sequence GTGGGAGTAACTTTATTTGGATATGAAACATATAGCTTTAAAGAATTATATGAAAAAGCAGATCAGGCTTTGTATAAAGCAAAAAAAACGGGTAAAGATAAAGTAGTATTCTATGAAGAACTGTAA
- a CDS encoding ferrous iron transporter B: protein MNKKHLHKINIALIGNPNCGLTTVFNQMTGGQQHAGYFSTSHRATKEGPVRRHKGVSVIELPGTYSLSAYTVDDVDTRDILLKGRPDVIVNIIDSTSIERNLYLTLQLMELEIPMVLALNMMDEVKSNKISIDIQKLSEELTIPVIPISASKNDGIHDLIHYAIEAAQKQTIPQKLDFCTGYIHTAIHSIAHLISEDAERAGLPLRFCCTKVVEGDEPILKELALKGPELDIIWHIVEDMENHLHTDREAAMADMRYAFIEKICAGAVTRISENTKEHERSVKIDKILTHRIFAIPIFVGIMFLVFYFTFSSVGAFLSAQLSRFIDMIIDFISTGLIGAGVSPVLYALIIDGICAGVGSVLSFLPIIAVLFFFLSILEDSGYTPG, encoded by the coding sequence ATGAATAAAAAGCACTTACATAAGATTAATATCGCTTTAATAGGGAATCCCAACTGTGGTTTGACAACTGTCTTTAATCAGATGACCGGTGGCCAGCAGCATGCTGGCTATTTTTCCACGTCCCACAGGGCAACAAAAGAAGGACCCGTACGTAGACACAAAGGAGTCAGCGTTATCGAACTGCCCGGAACTTATTCCCTTTCTGCCTATACCGTTGATGATGTTGATACAAGAGATATACTGTTAAAAGGCCGGCCAGATGTAATCGTCAACATTATTGATTCCACCTCTATCGAAAGGAATCTCTATTTAACTCTGCAGTTAATGGAACTGGAAATTCCTATGGTTTTAGCCCTTAATATGATGGATGAAGTCAAAAGCAATAAGATTTCTATCGATATTCAAAAATTATCAGAGGAGCTTACTATTCCCGTTATACCTATCTCCGCAAGTAAAAATGATGGCATTCATGATTTAATACATTATGCTATAGAAGCAGCTCAGAAACAGACCATTCCCCAAAAGCTTGATTTCTGTACAGGATACATCCACACTGCCATTCACTCAATAGCTCATTTAATAAGTGAAGATGCTGAAAGAGCAGGCCTTCCTTTGCGGTTCTGTTGTACAAAAGTAGTAGAAGGTGATGAGCCTATTCTAAAAGAACTGGCCCTTAAAGGTCCGGAGCTTGATATCATATGGCACATTGTAGAAGATATGGAAAATCATCTTCATACGGACCGGGAAGCAGCCATGGCTGATATGAGGTATGCCTTTATCGAAAAGATTTGTGCTGGGGCAGTAACCAGAATATCTGAAAATACAAAAGAGCACGAGCGTTCCGTAAAAATTGATAAAATTCTGACTCACAGAATTTTTGCTATACCAATATTTGTGGGAATTATGTTTCTTGTATTCTATTTTACTTTCAGCTCTGTAGGGGCTTTCCTCAGTGCCCAGCTTTCCAGATTCATTGATATGATTATTGATTTTATAAGTACCGGCCTTATAGGTGCAGGAGTCAGTCCTGTTCTGTATGCTTTAATCATAGATGGGATTTGCGCAGGCGTAGGGAGTGTATTATCGTTCCTTCCAATTATCGCAGTACTATTCTTCTTTTTGTCTATTTTAGAAGACAGTGGTTACACCCCCGGGTAG
- a CDS encoding FeoA family protein, giving the protein MVLTLDKLKPGCSGIISAVGGEGALRRRLFDLGLTPNTLVLVRKVAPLGDPIELYLRGFELTLRKEDANRIQVKEVSVDE; this is encoded by the coding sequence ATGGTATTAACTTTAGATAAATTAAAACCGGGATGTAGCGGCATCATCAGTGCCGTAGGTGGCGAAGGAGCTCTTCGGCGCAGACTGTTTGACTTAGGACTGACTCCAAACACCCTGGTACTGGTAAGAAAAGTGGCTCCTTTGGGAGATCCCATCGAACTTTATTTGCGGGGCTTTGAGCTCACATTAAGAAAGGAAGACGCAAACCGCATTCAGGTTAAAGAGGTGTCCGTAGATGAATAA
- a CDS encoding citrate/2-methylcitrate synthase has protein sequence MVSSSGTDTYSAIAAALGSLKGPKHGGANIKVVQMFDDMKSCVADWEDEAQIREYLKKLLNGEGFDKSGLIYGMGHAVYSLSDPRAEIFKKFVESLAKEKNKGKEYALYASVERIAAEIICQERKIYKGVSANIDFYSGFVYSMLDLPLELYTPIFAIARMAGWSAHRIEELINAGKIIRPAYKDVAELCDYIPIGER, from the coding sequence GTGGTATCTTCATCAGGTACAGATACGTACTCTGCCATAGCAGCAGCTTTAGGTTCTTTAAAAGGGCCTAAACATGGAGGTGCCAACATAAAAGTGGTGCAGATGTTTGATGATATGAAGTCATGTGTCGCTGACTGGGAAGATGAAGCTCAGATCAGGGAATATCTGAAAAAACTGTTAAATGGGGAAGGGTTTGATAAATCCGGACTGATATATGGCATGGGTCATGCGGTATATTCCCTATCAGATCCAAGGGCAGAAATTTTTAAAAAGTTCGTAGAAAGTCTGGCCAAGGAAAAAAACAAGGGAAAAGAATATGCACTATATGCCAGTGTTGAGCGAATCGCTGCAGAAATTATCTGTCAGGAAAGAAAGATATATAAAGGAGTCAGCGCAAACATTGACTTTTACAGCGGATTTGTTTATAGTATGCTGGATTTGCCTTTAGAGCTTTATACACCTATATTTGCCATAGCAAGAATGGCAGGGTGGAGTGCCCATAGAATAGAAGAACTAATCAATGCAGGTAAAATCATAAGGCCGGCCTATAAAGATGTAGCTGAATTGTGTGATTATATTCCTATCGGCGAAAGATAA
- a CDS encoding ferrous iron transporter B has protein sequence MDKLLRKLGLSGRSIVPMLIGFGCSVPAIMATRSLSSTRDRQLTIALIPFMSCSAKLPIYAMFTAAFFSHDKALIMTAIYLTGIIVAIICASIFKNTIFKGNPVPFIMVLPPYRVPAAKSVCLRMWENVKGFIKKAFTVIFIATIVIWFLQSFDFGLNLVNNSESSILASLGRAVSPIFSPLGFGDWRAATALITGLSAKEAVVSTMAVLTGATEGASLTTMLTEIFTPLSAFAFIAFCLLYMPCVATLATIRRELGGWRYAILTVCFQTTVAWITAFIIYNVGSLIL, from the coding sequence ATGGATAAGCTTTTACGAAAACTAGGGCTTTCAGGACGATCCATTGTGCCAATGCTTATTGGCTTCGGTTGTTCCGTCCCTGCTATTATGGCTACCAGGTCTCTCTCAAGTACAAGAGACAGACAACTGACTATTGCTTTAATCCCATTTATGTCCTGCAGCGCAAAGCTTCCTATTTACGCTATGTTTACTGCGGCATTTTTCAGTCACGATAAAGCGCTTATAATGACCGCCATTTATCTTACCGGCATTATTGTCGCCATCATATGTGCTTCAATTTTTAAAAATACTATTTTTAAAGGCAATCCCGTTCCTTTTATAATGGTGCTTCCACCTTACCGCGTACCTGCGGCTAAAAGTGTCTGTCTCCGAATGTGGGAAAATGTTAAGGGTTTTATAAAAAAAGCATTTACGGTTATATTTATAGCTACTATTGTTATATGGTTCCTTCAAAGTTTTGATTTTGGATTAAATCTGGTAAACAACAGCGAAAGCAGCATCTTAGCGTCCCTGGGACGGGCAGTTTCTCCAATATTTTCTCCTCTTGGATTCGGAGACTGGAGAGCTGCGACCGCACTAATAACCGGACTTTCTGCAAAAGAAGCGGTAGTAAGCACTATGGCTGTTTTAACTGGAGCCACAGAAGGTGCTTCATTGACCACAATGCTTACGGAAATCTTTACACCTTTATCAGCGTTTGCCTTTATCGCTTTCTGTCTTCTATATATGCCTTGCGTAGCCACACTGGCAACAATCAGAAGAGAGCTGGGGGGATGGCGTTATGCTATCCTGACTGTATGCTTCCAAACCACAGTAGCCTGGATAACGGCTTTTATCATCTATAATGTAGGAAGCCTGATTCTTTAA